The DNA sequence CTCGCGCTCGGCGTCGGCCCGGCCGACCCAGGACGCGCCCTCGACGCTCTTGCCCGGCTCCAGGGTCTTGTAGATCTCGAAGAAGTGCTGGATCTCCGCCCGGTCGAACTCTGCCAGGTGGTGGATGTCGCGCAGGTGCTCCTGGCGGGGGTCGTCCGAGGGGACGCAGAGGACCTTGTCGTCGCCGCCCTTCTCGTCCTTCATCCGGAACATGCCGATCGCGCGGGAGCGGATGACGCACCCCGGGAAGGTCGGCTCCTGGACCAGGACCAGGGCGTCCAGCGGATCCCCGTCCTCGCCCAGGGTGTCGTCGATGAACCCGTAGTCGGCGGGGTACTGGGTGGCGGTGAACAGGGTGCGGTCGAGCCGGATGCGTCCGGTCTCGTGATCGACCTCGTACTTGTTCCGGCCGCCCTTGGGGATTTCGATGGTGACGTCGAAGTCCACGGTTCGTTGCTCCTTGAAGAGGGTCAGCGGTCTTGTGTCACGGCTCCACCGGATCCGGGGCGGGGCCGCTGGCCCGCCCGCTCCGGCGATGTCGGTGCTGCCCCCTAGTGTGAGGGACCGGGTGGGCACGGGTGCACGCCGGTGAGGGCGGAGCGGGCCGATGTGGCCCGCGTCGCACCCCCGTGCGGGCAGGTCGGCCGCCGGACGAGCAGGTACAGGAGGGTCCGTGGGACGCAGGCATCGCCGGCCGGAGCGCAGCTACCGGCGGTTCGCCGTGGTCGCCGTCGCGGTGATGGCACTGGCCTCGCTGTTCGGTGCCGTCGCACTCGCGGGGCCGGACGCCCGCAGCTCGTTCGGGCTCGGCACCACCGCGGCCCAGTACCCGCCGGTCCCGATGCCCGCCCTGCGCCCGCTCACGCCGACGGCGCCGGTGCCGAGCGCCGCCGGGATCACCCAGGCCCTGTCCTCCCAGCTCGACGCGCCCGAGCTCGGCGAGGTCACCGGGGTCGTCATGGACTCCGCGGCCCCGCGCGGGGTGAAGCCGATCTGGGAGCGCGACGGCAACCGCGGGATGGTCCCCGGCTCGACGACGAAGCTGCTCACCGCCGCGGCCGCGCTGCTGTCGCTGAACCCGACCGACCGGCTCGCGACCCGGGTCGTGCCCGGCCCGACCCCGGACTCGGTGGTCCTCGTCGGGTCCGGCGACCCGTCGCTGACCGCGCTGCCCGACGGCCAGGACGGGCTCTACCCCGAGCCCGCACGGATCGCCGACCTCGCCGAGCAGGTGAAGAAGGCCGTCGGCCGGCCGATCACCACGGTCTACACCGACGCGAGCCTCTGGAAGGGCCCGGCCGAGTCCCCGGGCTGGGGGCCCACCGACGTCGCGGACGGCTACGTCCCCCCGATGTCGGCGCTGATGCTCGACGGCGGCCGCACCGACCCGCTGCAGCAGGACGGCCCGCGCAGCACCGACCCCGCCGCGGCCGCCGGGAGGGCGCTGGCCCGCGCGCTCGGCGCCTCCGACGTCCGCGAGGGCGTCGCCGCGGCGAACGCGCCGGTGCTCGGCGGTGTGTCCTCCCCGCCGGTCGCGAGCCTCATCGAGTACATGCTCACCGCCTCGGACAACGTCACCGCCGAGGCGATGGCCCGCCAGGTCGCGGTGTCGAAGGACGCCGAGGCGTCCTTCGACGGCGCCTCGAAGGCCGTCACCGAGGCCCTGGTCCAGGCCGGCTACGACGTGTCCGGGCTCCGGATCGCCGACGGCAGCGGCCTGTCCCGGGACAACCTGATCCCGGCCCGGCTGCTCGGCGCGGTGCTGGCCTCGGCCGCGGCGCAGTCCGACAGCCCCACCGACGTGCAGTTCCTGCGCCCGATCCTCACCGGGCTCCCGGTCGCCGGTGGTGGCGGCACGCTCGCCGACCGGTTCGGCGACCCGCGGTCGGTCGCCGGGCGCGGCGTCGTGCGCGCGAAGACCGGCACGCTGTCCGGCGCCTCCAGCCTCGCCGGGGTCGTCACCGACGTCGACGGCAGGCTGCTGGTGTTCGCGCTGCTGTCCAACGGCACCTCGCCGGCCGACGCCCGGCCCGCGCTGGACCGCATCGCGGCGACGCTGTCGCGCTGCGGCTGCCGGGGCTGACCCGGTCTCGCGCACCCGTCGTCGAGGGTAGCGTGGGCCGCATGGAGACCGACACGACCGGCCCGGTCACCGGCCGCAGCCCCGCCCGTCCCGGCGCCGGGCTGCCGGTGAACTGGTCCCTGGCCGCGTCGACGGCGGCCTCGCTGATGCCCGCCGGGCCCCGCACCACCCCCGCGGTGGCGGGTGCGCTGGTGGAGCGCCTGCGCGCCGACTCCGCGCGCGCCGAGGGGCACGTCCGCGAGGTCACCGGCCTCGGGGCGGACCTGCCGCTGCTGCCCGCCGACGTGCTGGACCGGCCCGCCTGGGCGCGTGCCGCCGTCGGGGGGATGGAGGCGCTGACCTCCGGCGCCCGGCTGCCCGACTCACCGTGGCCGCTGCGCACGGTCACCGCCGCCGGCTCCGGGGTCCAGCTCGGCGCGCTGCTCGCCTACATGGGCGCCCGCGTGCTCGGCCAGTACGACCCGTTCGGCGGGCCCGGCAGGGCGGGCCGGCTCGTCGTCGTCGCCCCGAACGTCTACGCCGCCTCCCGATCGCTCGACGTCGACGGCGACCAGTTCGGCCTCTGGGTCTGCCTGCACGAGGCCACCCACCGGCTCCAGTTCACCGCGGTGCCCTGGCTGCGCGACCACTTCGCCGGGCTGGTCACCGAGCTGCTGTCGCTGCAGGAGCCCGACACCGCGCGGCTCGCCCGGCTGCCCGACGCGATCCGCGCGCTGCGCGGCGAGGACGGCCGCAAGGCCGACGTGCTCGCCCTGGTCGAGCTGCTGCAGGGCCCCGAGCAGCGGGCCGTGCTCGACCGCCTGCTGGCCCTGTCGACGCTGCTGGAGGGTCACGCGGACCACGTCATGGACGCCGTCGGGCCGGACGTGGTCCCCGACGTCGCGCTCATCCGGCGCCGGTTCACCGAGCGCCGCCGCGGCGGCGGCCTGATCGACCGGATCCTGCGCGCACTGCTCGGGGTCGAGGCGAAGATGCGCCAGTACGCCGTCGGCGCCGCGTTCTGCCGGGCCGTCGAGCGCGAGGCCGGGATGGCCGGGATCAACCGGGCCTGGGAGTCGCCGGAGACGCTGCCGACCCGCGCCGAGCTGGACGACCCGCCCGCGTGGCTGCAACGCGTCGCCTGACGGATCATGAGTCCGCCGCGGCGGCCCGGGTCCGGCGGGCGGTGCGGGCGGCACTGACCCGGCTGCCCGCCGCCGCGGCCGCCGCCCCGCCGCTGGTCGGCTGCTCCGGCGGCGCCGACTCCACCGCGTTGCTGCTCGCGGTCCGGGAGGTCGTCGCGGAGCCGGTGCACGCCGTCGTCGTCGACCACGGGCTGCAGGACGGGTCCGCCGGGCGGTCGGCCGCGCTCGCCGCGTGGCTGCGCGGGCTCGGCGTGACGGCGTCGGTTTGCCCGGTCGTCGTCGGTGACGAGGGCGGCCCCGAGGGCGCGGCCCGGACGGCCCGGTACGCGGCGCTGCGGGTGGCACGGCCGGCGCCGTCGTCCCCGGTGCTGCTCGGGCACACCCTCGACGACCAGGCCGAGACCGTGCTGCTGGGCCTCGGCCGGGGCTCCGGTGCCCGGTCGCTGTCCGGGATGCGCGAGTGGTCCGAGCCGTGGCTGCGCCCGCTGCTCGGGGTGCGCCGGGCCGACACGGTCGCGGCCTGCGCGGCCGCGGGCGTCGAGGTGTGGGCCGACCCGCACAACGCCGACCCCCGCTTCGCCCGCTCCCGGCTGCGGCACGAGGTGCTGCCGCTGCTGGAGGACGTGCTGGGCGGCGGGGTCGCGGCCGCGCTGGCGCGCACCGCGGACCAGCTCCACGACGACGACGCCGCCCTCTCCGCCGCCGCTGCCCGGTTGCTGTCCGCGGCCCGCGTGGCCACGGACGGTGAGCGGGCCGCGCGGGCGGGGGAGCCGGGGCCGGGTGATTCCGGTGACAACGGCCCACCGCCGGGTGCCGCCGTGACGGAGCCGGCCGGGCCAGGGGCGGGGGCCGGTGAGGTCGTCGGCACCCCGCTCGACGCCGGGGTCCTGGCCGGTGCCGAGCCCGCCGTACGACGCCGGGTCCTGCGGGAATGGCTCGCCGGAGCGGGCGCGCGGGCACTCACCGACGCGCAGCTGCGGGCCGCCGACGACCTCGTCGGGGCCTGGCGCGGACAGGGCGGACCGGCGCTGGGCGGCGGCTTGGTGCTGACCCGCGCCCGTGGCAGGCTCGTGCTGCGCCGCCACAGTCGGCCGCGTGACCGGGCGTGACCGTGGACCCGGTGGAGGCGTCGACCGGACCGGCACACGGTCCGTGCGAGGGGGTCGGGTGTACGACGGGGACATCTCCTCGGTGCTGGTCACCGAGGAGCAGGTGCGCGAGAAGACCGCGGAGCTGGCGCAGCAGATCGCCGGTGACTACGCCGACCTCGTGCGTGACGGCCGCGAGTCCGACCTCGTGCTGATCGGCGTCCTCAAGGGCGCGGTCATGTTCATGACCGACTTCGCCCGCGCGCTGCCCATCCCGGCCCAGCTGGAGTTCATGGCGGTCAGCTCCTACGGCTCGTCGACGTCGTCGTCGGGCGTCGTGCGGATCCTCAAGGACCTCGACCGCGACATCGCCGGGCGGCACGTGCTGATCGTCGAGGACATCATCGACTCGGGGCTGACCCTGAACTGGCTGCTGGGCAACCTGCAGACCCGCTCGCCCGCGTCGCTGGAGGTCGTGACGCTGCTGCGCAAGCCGGACGCGGTGAAGGTCGACGTCCCGGTCCGCTATGTCGGCTTCGACATCCCGAACGAGTTCGTCGTCGGCTACGGCCTCGACTACGCCGAGCGCTACCGCGACCTGCCCTACATCGGCACGCTCGACCCGTCGGTCTACGCCTGAGGGCGGCTCAGCCGAGCCCGGGCCCGGCGGGGGTGGCCAGCGCCCGCGGGTCCACCCCGGGCGGGGCGGCGGTGAACGCGTGCCCGCCGGCGAGCGCGAGGCCGGCCGGGCCGTCGGTGCGGGCGGCGTAGTCCAGTGCCTTCGCCAGGTCGGTGTACTCGATGCTGGGCAGGTCGTCGGTGGTGGTGAGGCTGGACAGCACGCCGATCGCGCGGCCCTGCGCGTCGAGCAGCGGGCTGCCCGACTCCCCGGCCACACCGTCCTGCACGGCGAAGATCGCGTGCCCCCAGCCGCCGCCGACCTCGGCGGCGGCTGCACCGGCGCGCACCCCGACCGTGCGGACGCCGTCGGCGTCGGGCGGGTTGGTGAGGCCGAAGACCGGGGTTCCGGCGGGCAGCGGCTCGGTGCGGACCGCGCCGGGGCCGCCGAAGAACGGCACCGCGGCACCCACCGAGGGGCCGGCGCCCGCGGGCAGCTCGACGAGCGCGAGGTCGTTGTAGGCGCAGACGTCGGGGTTGCGCTCCCCCCGGGCCTGCATGGTGTTCCACGAGCTCCAGGCCAGCGTCCCGGTGACGGTCCCGCCGCGGCCGTGCACCAGCACCGGAGTGCCCAGCGGCACCGCGTCGGAGGTGCAGCCGTCGGTCTCGGTCTCGTCGCCGGTGCCGCCGCAGTGCGCGGCCTGGCCGAGGAAGGTGCGCTCGCCCGCGGTGAACACGAACCCGGCGGTGCACAGGCCCGCGCCGGTGGTCTCGGTGACGGTGCCCGGCCCGATCGACCCCGGCCCCGCGACGACGGCCGGGCGCGACGCGAGCGGGCCGGCGTCGGCCCGGGCGGTGGTCGCCGGCAGCGCGGTGACCACCGCCGGCGCCGGTGCGGCGGCCGCGGGCGGCGTGGTCACGGGCACGGCGACGGCCGCCCCGGCCGGCGCGGTGAAGACCGCCAGTGCCGCCGCGGCGGCGAGTCCGGTGGCGAGCAGCGACACCGTCCGCCGAGGTCCGGCCACCGTGTCGAGCGCCATCCGATCGTCCCTCCCGGCCCGCAGATCGTCGCCGCTGGTCCGGACGGAGCAGGGCGCCGCTGCCCTCCGCCGCCGTCCGGGTACCGAGCGTGCTGCACAGTTGTCCCACACGACGGTGCCGACGTGTGCGTCGGGACACCCCTGTGGGGGAACCGGGCAGCTCGCCGGTTCGTTCACCGGACGTCCGCCCGCACACCGGGCGGTCCGGCCAGGTCCGTCCGGAGCACTCCACCCACCGTGGGGCTATCCTGACGGGTCAGGGCCCTCCGGCGGGGCGGTACACCGTCCGCCGCCGCTGCCGAGAACCACTCCCGGGAAGGTGAAGGCCACCCAGGCCGACGTTGCATGGACCGCAAGCGCCTGCTCCGCAACCCGCTGATCTGGATCCTCGTCGCGCTCCTGATCTATCTCGGGTTCAGCCAGCTGTTCGACGACACCCGTGGATACGCCGAGGTCACGACGTCGGTCGCGCTCTCCCAGGTGCAGTCGGACAATGTCAAGGACGCCCTCGTCGAGGACCGTGAGCAACAGCTCCGCCTCACGCTGGACCGCCCGATCGAGGTCAACGGCAACGAGACCACCCAGATCCTCACCCAGTACCCGGCGCAGATCTCCGGCCAGATCTTCGACCAGATCCGCCAGGTCCCGGGGATCGCCGAGTACGACACCGTCGTGCGCCAGGACTCCTTCCTGTCCACGCTGCTGATCACGATGATCCCGCTGGCGCTGGTGCTGATCCTGCTGTTCTGGTTCCTGAACAACGCCCAGGGCGGCGGGAACCGGGTCATGAGCTTCGGCAAGTCCAAGGCCAAGCAGCTGAACAAGGACATGCCGAAGAACACGTTCGCGGACGTGGCGGGCGCCGACGAGGCGGTCGAGGAGCTCTACGAGATCAAGGACTTCCTGCAGAACCCGGGGCGCTACCAGGCCCTGGGCGCGAAGATCCCCAAGGGCGTCCTGCTCTACGGCCCGCCCGGCACCGGCAAGACGCTGCTGGCCCGTGCGGTCGCCGGCGAGGCGGGCGTGCCGTTCTACACGATCTCGGGGTCCGACTTCGTCGAGATGTTCGTCGGTGTCGGTGCCTCCCGTGTGCGTGACCTGTTCGAGCAGGCCAAGCAGAACGCGCCCTGCATCATCTTCGTCGACGAGATCGACGCGGTCGGCCGCCAGCGCGGCGCCGGCCTCGGCGGCGGTCACGACGAGCGCGAGCAGACCCTGAACCAGCTGCTCGTCGAGATGGACGGCTTCGACGCCCGCGGCGGGATCATCCTGATCGCCGCGACGAACCGGCCCGACATCCTGGACCCGGCGCTGCTGCGTCCCGGCCGGTTCGACCGGCAGATCCCGGTCGGCGCCCCCGACCTGGCCGGCCGTCGCGCGATCCTGGCCGTGCACTCCAAGGGCAAGCCCTTCGCCGACGACGTCGACCTCGAGTCGTTGGCCAAGCGCACCGTGGGCATGTCCGGCGCCGACCTGGCCAACGTGATCAACGAGGCCGCGCTGCTGACCGCCCGCGAGCACGGGACGCTGATCAACGGCGCCGCGCTGGAGGAGTCGGTCGACCGGGTCGTCGGCGGCCCCCGGCGCAAGTCGAAGATCGTCTCCGAGCGCGAGAAGAAGATCACCGCCTACCACGAGGGTGGGCACGCGCTGGCCGCGTGGGCGATGCCGGACCTGGAGCCGGTCTACAAGCTCACGATCCTGCCGCGCGGTCGCACCGGTGGGCACGCGCTCGTCGTCCCCGAGGACGACAAGGGCCTCATGACCCGCGCCGAGATGATCGCGCGGCTGGTGTTCGCGATGGGCGGTCGCTCGGCCGAGGAGCTCGTCTTCCACGAGCCCACGACCGGTGCGTCCTCCGACATCGACCAGGCCACCAAGATCGCCCGCGCAATGGTGACCGAGTACGGCATGAGCGCCAAGCTCGGCGCCGTCCGCTACGGCCGGGAGCAGGGCGACCCGTTCCTCGGCCGCTCGATGGGCAACCAGGCCGACTACTCGCTCGAGGTCGCCCACGAGATCGACGAGGAGGTGCGCAAGCTCATCGAGGCCGCGCACACCGAGGCGTGGGAGATCCTCAACACCTACCGCGACGTGCTCGACGACCTGGTGCTGGAGCTCCTGGACAAGGAGACCCTGAACCGCAAGGACCTCGAGCGGATCTTCGGGTCGGTGGAGAAGCGGCCGCGGATCACCGCGTTCGACGACTTCGGCGTGCGCACGCCGTCGGAGAAGCCACCGATCAAGACCCGGCGCGAGCTGGCGTACGAGCGCGGCGAGGTGCTGCCTCCCGAGGAGGAGGAGCGCACCCCGGCCGAGGTCGGCTCGGGCTCCGCGAACGGCTACGGCGACGCACCCGGCACCCCCGGCGCCTCCCCGTTCCCGGCAGGCGGCCCGGTCGTGAGCCGCCCGGACGCCCCGAACGACGGCGGGTACGGCTCCGGCAACGGTGCCGGCAACGGGAACGGCAACGGGAACGGCAACGGCTACGGCGCGCCCGGCAACGGGCACGGTGCCCCGGCACACGGCTACGGCCGGGCCGGCTCCTACGGCGGCCCGGGGCAGCCCCCGCCGCCCGCCGTCGCCCCGAACTACGGTGCCCCGCCGGACTGGCGGCCCGCGACGACCCCGCAGGGGCAGAGCTGGCCGCCGCCGAACTGGGCGCAGCCGCCGCAGCAGGGCGGCCCGTGGTCCGGGTCCGGACCGGGCACCGGTGGTAACGGCAGTGGCAGCAGCAGTGGCAACGGTGCGCACGGCAACGGCGCGCCGGGTGGTGCGGACGACTCCGGCGCCGGCGAGCAGCGGCGCGGACACGACCCGGAGGCAGGACACTGAGCACGTCGACGACGGACGGACGCCTCGGTCCGGTGGAGTCCGCCGCGGTGGCGGCCGGGGTGACCCAGGCCGTGCCCGGCGGGATCGACCTGGACCGTGCGGAGCGCGCCGTCCGCGAGCTGCTGATCGCGGTCGGGGAGGACCCGGACCGCGAGGGCCTCAAGGAGACCCCGGCCCGGGTCGCGCGCGCCTACGGCGAGATCTTCGCCGGGCTGTTCGTCGACCCGGACTCGGTGCTGGAGAAGACGTTCGACGAGGGCCACGGCGAGCTCGTGCTGGTCAAGGACATCCCGATGTTCTCCACCTGCGAGCACCACCTGGTGCCCTTCCACGGGGTGGCCCACGTCGGCTACATCCCGGCCGTCGACGGGCAGGTCACCGGCCTGTCCAAGCTGGCCCGGGTGGTCGACCTGTACGCCAAGCGCCCACAGGTTCAGGAGCGGCTGACCGCGCAGATCGCCGACGCGCTGGTGCGCAAGCTGAACCCGCGCGCGGTGATCGTCGTGCTGGAGGCCGAGCACCTGTGCATGGCCATGCGCGGCATCCGCAAGCCGGGATCGCGCACCACCACCTCGGCGGTGCGCGGGCTGTTCAAGAGCTCGGCGTCATCCCGCGCGGAGGCGTTGTCGCTGATCAGGGGGCGCTGACGTGGTCGCCCCCGGCGGGGCGCTGCCCGAGCTCAGCCGCTGCGCGGTCTTGGGGATCCTGAACGTCACCCCGGACTCGTTCTCCGACGGCGGCCGCTACGTCGACCGGTCGCACGCCGTCGCGCACGGCGTCGCGATGCGCGACGCCGGCGCCGACCTCGTCGACGTCGGCGGGGAGTCGACCCGGCCCGGCGCGCAGCGGATCGACGCGGAGACCGAGCGGGAGCGCGTGCTGCCGGTGGTGCGCGAGCTCGTCGCCGCGGGCGTGCGGGTCAGCGTCGACACGACCCGGTCCGAGGTCGCCCTGGCCTGCGTCGACGCCGGTGCGGCGATGGTCAACGACGTCTCCGGCGGCCTCGCCGACCCGCGGATGGCCGCGGTCGTCGCCGAGTCCCGGACGCCCTGGGTGATCATGCACTGGCGCGGGCACAGCGCCGGGATGGCGCAGCTCGCGGGCTACGAGGACGTGATCGGCGAGGTCCGGTCCGAGCTCGTCGCCCGGGTCGACCACGCCGTGATGGCCGGGGTCGACCCCGGCCGGATCGTGCTCGACCCCGGCCTCGGGTTCGCCAAGAACGCCTCGCACAACTGGGCGCTGCTGCGGCGGCTGGACGTGTTCGTCGACCTGGGCTTCCCGGTGCTGGTCGGGGCCTCGCGCAAGCGGTTCCTCGGCGAGCTGCTGGCCTCGGCCGACGACGACCCGCGCACGCCGGCGGGTCGCGACATCGCGACCGCCGCGATCAGCGCGCTCGCGGCGAACGCGGGCGCCTGGGGCGTACGGGTGCACGACGTCGAGTCCACGATGGACGCCATCGCGGTCGCGGCCGCCTGCCGGCTCGGCGCCTCGCGCGCCCGCTCCCCGCGGGAGACCGGGCGGTGAGCGACCGGATCGAGCTGCGGGGGCTGCGGGTCCGCGGCCACCACGGCGTGTTCGACCACGAGCGCCGCGACGGCCAGGAGTTCGTCGTCGACCTGGTGGTGCACGCCGACCTCGCGCCCGCCGCCGCCTCGGACGACCTGGCCGACACGCTGCACTACGGCGAGCTCGCCGAGCTGGCCGCGGGCATCGTCGGCGGCCCGGCCCGCGACCTGATCGAGGCCGTCGCCGGGGAGATCGCGCAGGCCGTGCTGGACTTCGACGCCCGGATCGCCGCCGTCGAGGTGACGCTGCACAAGCCGTCTGCGCCGATCCCGCTGACCTTCGACGACGTCGCGGTGGTCCTGACCCGGAGCCGGGCGTGACCCGCGCGGTCCTGTCCCTCGGCTCCAACCTGGGTGACCGGGCCGCGCACCTGCGCACGGTCGTCGCGGACCTGGGGTCGGCCGTCGTGGCGGTGTCGCCGGTGTTCGAGACGGCGCCCTGGGGCGTGACCGACCAACCGGACTTCCTCAACGCGGTGCTCGTCGCGGACGACCCGGCACTTGACGCCCGGGGCTGGCTGCGCCGCGGGCAGGCACTCGAGGACGCCTCGGGCCGGGTCCGCGAGCAGCGGTGGGGGCCGCGCACCCTCGACGTCGACATCGTGCAGGTGACCGACGACGGCGCCCCGGTGACCTCGGACGAC is a window from the Pseudonocardia sp. HH130629-09 genome containing:
- a CDS encoding inorganic diphosphatase, producing MDFDVTIEIPKGGRNKYEVDHETGRIRLDRTLFTATQYPADYGFIDDTLGEDGDPLDALVLVQEPTFPGCVIRSRAIGMFRMKDEKGGDDKVLCVPSDDPRQEHLRDIHHLAEFDRAEIQHFFEIYKTLEPGKSVEGASWVGRADAEREIKASYERAKSAGH
- the dacB gene encoding D-alanyl-D-alanine carboxypeptidase/D-alanyl-D-alanine endopeptidase, with the protein product MGRRHRRPERSYRRFAVVAVAVMALASLFGAVALAGPDARSSFGLGTTAAQYPPVPMPALRPLTPTAPVPSAAGITQALSSQLDAPELGEVTGVVMDSAAPRGVKPIWERDGNRGMVPGSTTKLLTAAAALLSLNPTDRLATRVVPGPTPDSVVLVGSGDPSLTALPDGQDGLYPEPARIADLAEQVKKAVGRPITTVYTDASLWKGPAESPGWGPTDVADGYVPPMSALMLDGGRTDPLQQDGPRSTDPAAAAGRALARALGASDVREGVAAANAPVLGGVSSPPVASLIEYMLTASDNVTAEAMARQVAVSKDAEASFDGASKAVTEALVQAGYDVSGLRIADGSGLSRDNLIPARLLGAVLASAAAQSDSPTDVQFLRPILTGLPVAGGGGTLADRFGDPRSVAGRGVVRAKTGTLSGASSLAGVVTDVDGRLLVFALLSNGTSPADARPALDRIAATLSRCGCRG
- a CDS encoding zinc-dependent metalloprotease — its product is METDTTGPVTGRSPARPGAGLPVNWSLAASTAASLMPAGPRTTPAVAGALVERLRADSARAEGHVREVTGLGADLPLLPADVLDRPAWARAAVGGMEALTSGARLPDSPWPLRTVTAAGSGVQLGALLAYMGARVLGQYDPFGGPGRAGRLVVVAPNVYAASRSLDVDGDQFGLWVCLHEATHRLQFTAVPWLRDHFAGLVTELLSLQEPDTARLARLPDAIRALRGEDGRKADVLALVELLQGPEQRAVLDRLLALSTLLEGHADHVMDAVGPDVVPDVALIRRRFTERRRGGGLIDRILRALLGVEAKMRQYAVGAAFCRAVEREAGMAGINRAWESPETLPTRAELDDPPAWLQRVA
- the tilS gene encoding tRNA lysidine(34) synthetase TilS — encoded protein: MAATRRLTDHESAAAARVRRAVRAALTRLPAAAAAAPPLVGCSGGADSTALLLAVREVVAEPVHAVVVDHGLQDGSAGRSAALAAWLRGLGVTASVCPVVVGDEGGPEGAARTARYAALRVARPAPSSPVLLGHTLDDQAETVLLGLGRGSGARSLSGMREWSEPWLRPLLGVRRADTVAACAAAGVEVWADPHNADPRFARSRLRHEVLPLLEDVLGGGVAAALARTADQLHDDDAALSAAAARLLSAARVATDGERAARAGEPGPGDSGDNGPPPGAAVTEPAGPGAGAGEVVGTPLDAGVLAGAEPAVRRRVLREWLAGAGARALTDAQLRAADDLVGAWRGQGGPALGGGLVLTRARGRLVLRRHSRPRDRA
- the hpt gene encoding hypoxanthine phosphoribosyltransferase encodes the protein MYDGDISSVLVTEEQVREKTAELAQQIAGDYADLVRDGRESDLVLIGVLKGAVMFMTDFARALPIPAQLEFMAVSSYGSSTSSSGVVRILKDLDRDIAGRHVLIVEDIIDSGLTLNWLLGNLQTRSPASLEVVTLLRKPDAVKVDVPVRYVGFDIPNEFVVGYGLDYAERYRDLPYIGTLDPSVYA
- the ftsH gene encoding ATP-dependent zinc metalloprotease FtsH, with the translated sequence MDRKRLLRNPLIWILVALLIYLGFSQLFDDTRGYAEVTTSVALSQVQSDNVKDALVEDREQQLRLTLDRPIEVNGNETTQILTQYPAQISGQIFDQIRQVPGIAEYDTVVRQDSFLSTLLITMIPLALVLILLFWFLNNAQGGGNRVMSFGKSKAKQLNKDMPKNTFADVAGADEAVEELYEIKDFLQNPGRYQALGAKIPKGVLLYGPPGTGKTLLARAVAGEAGVPFYTISGSDFVEMFVGVGASRVRDLFEQAKQNAPCIIFVDEIDAVGRQRGAGLGGGHDEREQTLNQLLVEMDGFDARGGIILIAATNRPDILDPALLRPGRFDRQIPVGAPDLAGRRAILAVHSKGKPFADDVDLESLAKRTVGMSGADLANVINEAALLTAREHGTLINGAALEESVDRVVGGPRRKSKIVSEREKKITAYHEGGHALAAWAMPDLEPVYKLTILPRGRTGGHALVVPEDDKGLMTRAEMIARLVFAMGGRSAEELVFHEPTTGASSDIDQATKIARAMVTEYGMSAKLGAVRYGREQGDPFLGRSMGNQADYSLEVAHEIDEEVRKLIEAAHTEAWEILNTYRDVLDDLVLELLDKETLNRKDLERIFGSVEKRPRITAFDDFGVRTPSEKPPIKTRRELAYERGEVLPPEEEERTPAEVGSGSANGYGDAPGTPGASPFPAGGPVVSRPDAPNDGGYGSGNGAGNGNGNGNGNGYGAPGNGHGAPAHGYGRAGSYGGPGQPPPPAVAPNYGAPPDWRPATTPQGQSWPPPNWAQPPQQGGPWSGSGPGTGGNGSGSSSGNGAHGNGAPGGADDSGAGEQRRGHDPEAGH
- the folE gene encoding GTP cyclohydrolase I FolE, producing MESAAVAAGVTQAVPGGIDLDRAERAVRELLIAVGEDPDREGLKETPARVARAYGEIFAGLFVDPDSVLEKTFDEGHGELVLVKDIPMFSTCEHHLVPFHGVAHVGYIPAVDGQVTGLSKLARVVDLYAKRPQVQERLTAQIADALVRKLNPRAVIVVLEAEHLCMAMRGIRKPGSRTTTSAVRGLFKSSASSRAEALSLIRGR
- the folP gene encoding dihydropteroate synthase codes for the protein MVAPGGALPELSRCAVLGILNVTPDSFSDGGRYVDRSHAVAHGVAMRDAGADLVDVGGESTRPGAQRIDAETERERVLPVVRELVAAGVRVSVDTTRSEVALACVDAGAAMVNDVSGGLADPRMAAVVAESRTPWVIMHWRGHSAGMAQLAGYEDVIGEVRSELVARVDHAVMAGVDPGRIVLDPGLGFAKNASHNWALLRRLDVFVDLGFPVLVGASRKRFLGELLASADDDPRTPAGRDIATAAISALAANAGAWGVRVHDVESTMDAIAVAAACRLGASRARSPRETGR
- the folB gene encoding dihydroneopterin aldolase yields the protein MSDRIELRGLRVRGHHGVFDHERRDGQEFVVDLVVHADLAPAAASDDLADTLHYGELAELAAGIVGGPARDLIEAVAGEIAQAVLDFDARIAAVEVTLHKPSAPIPLTFDDVAVVLTRSRA
- the folK gene encoding 2-amino-4-hydroxy-6-hydroxymethyldihydropteridine diphosphokinase — encoded protein: MTRAVLSLGSNLGDRAAHLRTVVADLGSAVVAVSPVFETAPWGVTDQPDFLNAVLVADDPALDARGWLRRGQALEDASGRVREQRWGPRTLDVDIVQVTDDGAPVTSDDPELLLPHPGTPDRATVLLPWLLAEPGAVLHGHGPVTDLLDRLGPDGCAGVHRRDDVVLRDPA